A section of the Desulfurellaceae bacterium genome encodes:
- a CDS encoding HigA family addiction module antidote protein, whose translation MPMHDPEHPGTVLKTLYLGPLGLTVTEAAKGLCVTRQSLSNIINGHTAITPDMALRLEKAFGTSRQTWLTMQQRYDLWQAEQRADLSQVRVFAEMGSSA comes from the coding sequence ATGCCGATGCATGATCCTGAACATCCGGGCACAGTGCTCAAAACCCTATACCTTGGCCCTTTGGGCTTGACAGTGACGGAAGCGGCAAAAGGCTTGTGTGTGACCCGTCAATCTCTGTCAAACATCATTAACGGCCATACGGCCATCACACCAGACATGGCGCTACGTTTGGAGAAGGCGTTTGGCACGTCTCGGCAAACCTGGCTCACGATGCAGCAGCGCTACGACTTGTGGCAGGCTGAGCAAAGAGCGGATTTGTCACAGGTGCGGGTGTTCGCCGAGATGGGGTCGTCGGCTTAG
- a CDS encoding zeta toxin family protein: protein MSDFSPNVVIVAGPNGSGKSTAAPSLLRDYLGLTEFVNADVIARGLSGFQAEAVAIRAGRIMQARLRELASQRRDFAFETTLASRSFASWLRELRDSGYRAHLLFLWLSSPELAISRVAARVQQGGHHVQEEIVRRRYQRGLQNFFKLYRPIVDSWVLFDNGSEQGRQQIASYIGGEELLISNVRLWDTIRGQYA, encoded by the coding sequence ATGTCGGATTTCTCCCCAAACGTTGTCATTGTCGCCGGACCGAACGGTAGTGGTAAATCAACCGCTGCTCCAAGCCTGCTACGCGATTACCTGGGTCTGACCGAATTTGTCAACGCCGATGTCATCGCACGGGGTTTGTCAGGTTTTCAGGCTGAAGCGGTCGCCATACGAGCCGGTCGTATCATGCAGGCTCGCTTGCGAGAACTGGCATCGCAGCGGAGAGACTTTGCCTTTGAAACAACGCTGGCTTCGCGTAGCTTTGCCTCTTGGTTGCGGGAGCTGCGTGATTCAGGTTATCGCGCGCATCTGCTTTTCCTGTGGCTCTCGTCACCTGAACTGGCCATCTCGCGGGTAGCCGCTCGGGTTCAACAGGGCGGCCACCACGTGCAGGAAGAAATAGTCAGAAGACGCTATCAGCGCGGCCTGCAAAATTTTTTCAAGCTCTACCGGCCTATTGTGGACTCGTGGGTGTTGTTCGACAATGGATCAGAACAAGGACGCCAGCAGATTGCCTCATATATCGGCGGTGAGGAACTACTCATTTCCAACGTAAGACTCTGGGACACTATCCGAGGACAATACGCATGA
- a CDS encoding type II toxin-antitoxin system RelE/ParE family toxin: MIRNIRHRGLRRLYKQKDASRLNPEHVSRLRSILTLLDAAVRAEDLNYPGSDFHPLRGNRKGFYAVRVSGNWRVIFRFVAGDAFDVDYIDYH, translated from the coding sequence ATGATTCGGAACATACGCCACCGGGGATTACGGCGGCTCTATAAGCAGAAAGATGCTTCACGTTTGAACCCAGAGCATGTGTCTCGTTTGCGATCAATTCTCACTTTGCTTGACGCGGCTGTCAGAGCAGAGGATTTGAACTATCCTGGCTCAGACTTTCACCCTCTCCGAGGAAACCGTAAAGGCTTCTATGCCGTGCGGGTCAGCGGGAATTGGCGTGTTATCTTCCGGTTCGTGGCTGGCGATGCCTTTGATGTGGACTATATAGATTATCATTAG